In a genomic window of Deinococcus aerophilus:
- the map gene encoding type I methionyl aminopeptidase produces the protein MTVNNERDLKGMKLAGKVVARTLEALKAAVEPGVTPAELDTLAGQIFTQHGAFSAPRAEYGAPVNVFISVNEDIVHGLPTHRPLAAGDVVCLDVTPNVGGYVADAAATVAVPPVSPVAARLIACAEAAFAQAMTAARAGRPINGIGRAIETEVKRRGFTLLRELQGHGVGRAIHEQPDVPNFYHPALKKPLHQGLVIAVEPMVSSGRSWRTRTLQDGWTISTTDGGIAAHFEHTIMMTTGDPLILTA, from the coding sequence ATGACGGTGAACAACGAGCGTGATCTGAAAGGAATGAAACTGGCGGGGAAAGTGGTCGCCCGGACCCTCGAAGCCCTGAAGGCTGCCGTGGAACCCGGCGTCACACCCGCCGAGCTGGACACGCTGGCCGGACAGATTTTTACCCAGCATGGCGCTTTCTCCGCGCCGCGGGCCGAGTACGGCGCCCCCGTCAACGTGTTTATCAGCGTCAACGAGGACATCGTTCACGGTCTGCCGACACACCGGCCCCTCGCGGCGGGTGATGTGGTGTGCCTGGATGTCACGCCGAATGTGGGGGGGTATGTTGCCGACGCCGCCGCCACGGTGGCCGTTCCGCCCGTTTCCCCGGTGGCGGCTCGCCTGATCGCCTGCGCCGAGGCCGCGTTTGCACAGGCCATGACGGCGGCCCGCGCGGGGCGCCCGATCAACGGGATCGGCAGGGCGATTGAAACGGAGGTGAAGCGGCGTGGTTTCACCCTGCTGCGTGAACTGCAGGGCCACGGCGTGGGCCGGGCCATCCACGAACAGCCGGACGTACCGAACTTTTACCACCCCGCGTTGAAAAAGCCGCTGCACCAGGGGCTGGTCATCGCCGTCGAGCCGATGGTGTCCAGTGGACGCAGCTGGCGTACCCGAACGCTGCAGGACGGCTGGACAATCTCCACCACCGACGGGGGCATCGCCGCGCACTTTGAACACACCATCATGATGACCACGGGCGATCCGCTGATTCTGACGGCCTGA
- the galE gene encoding UDP-glucose 4-epimerase GalE codes for MKLLVVGGAGYIGSHTVRQLRAAGHAVVVLDNLSSGHAGALPGDVELVRADLLDFPSVRAALEAHKPDAIIHFAALIEVGESMRAPARYYRNNVVGSLNLLQAIVETRKVPLVFSSTAAVYGTTDAVPIPEDAALHPESVYGETKLMTERMIHAFHTAHGLPYVILRYFNVCGASPAADIGEAHPSQTHVIELACMTALGQREKMMIFGEDYDTPDGTCIRDYVHVQDLADAHVLAVEALHAGKTDAATYNVGLGHGFSVREVLDAVDGVVGTPMTRESAPRRAGDPPRLVADATRIVSELGFRPQFTDLKEIVQTAWNWHRGHPHGFEK; via the coding sequence ATGAAGCTTCTAGTCGTTGGCGGCGCGGGGTATATCGGGTCACACACGGTCCGGCAATTGCGGGCGGCGGGGCACGCGGTCGTGGTGCTGGACAACCTCTCCAGCGGCCACGCCGGGGCCCTGCCGGGGGATGTGGAACTCGTCCGGGCCGACCTGCTCGATTTCCCCAGCGTCAGGGCCGCGCTGGAGGCCCACAAGCCCGACGCGATCATTCACTTCGCCGCGCTGATCGAGGTGGGCGAGAGCATGCGCGCCCCGGCACGCTACTACCGCAACAACGTGGTGGGCAGCCTGAACCTGCTGCAGGCCATCGTGGAGACCCGCAAGGTGCCGCTGGTCTTTTCCAGCACGGCGGCCGTGTACGGCACCACCGACGCCGTGCCGATTCCTGAGGACGCCGCCCTGCACCCCGAGAGCGTGTACGGCGAGACCAAGCTGATGACCGAGCGCATGATCCACGCCTTTCACACGGCCCACGGCCTGCCCTACGTGATTCTGCGGTACTTCAACGTGTGCGGCGCCTCGCCTGCCGCAGACATCGGGGAGGCGCACCCCAGCCAGACCCACGTGATTGAGCTGGCGTGCATGACGGCGCTGGGACAGCGCGAGAAGATGATGATTTTCGGCGAGGACTACGACACCCCCGATGGAACGTGCATCCGCGATTACGTGCATGTGCAGGACCTCGCCGACGCGCATGTGCTGGCGGTGGAGGCGCTGCACGCCGGAAAAACGGACGCGGCCACCTACAACGTGGGGCTGGGTCACGGCTTTTCGGTCCGGGAGGTGCTGGACGCGGTGGACGGTGTGGTCGGCACGCCGATGACGCGCGAGAGCGCTCCCCGCCGCGCGGGCGATCCGCCCCGGCTGGTGGCCGACGCCACCCGAATCGTCTCGGAGCTGGGATTCAGGCCGCAATTCACCGACCTCAAGGAGATTGTGCAGACGGCCTGGAACTGGCACCGGGGGCATCCGCACGGCTTCGAGAAGTAA
- a CDS encoding M20/M25/M40 family metallo-hydrolase gives MTTTDSLDLSAHIERGLSDLRELVALQSVSAQGRMLPETADAVTALLETEGFSVARYPGQVAPVLVAEAGDGPFTLLIYNHYDVQPEDPLELWDSPPFALTERDGRLYGRGASDDKGEFVSRLAGLRALRERHGGRLPLRVKWLLEGEEEVGSPSLGAFVREHADELCADGVWWEFGSVTPEGQPVVYAGLKGVVCLELRCRVAAGDLHSSTGAVVDNPLWRLARAVASLRDADGQVTIPGFHDDVRAASEADRAAIARIPGQGEALVEAYDVTHRLGTPAEFNARINLMPVLNVNGFHGGYGGEGSKTVLPAEGFVKLDFRLVPDQDPEKIVALLRAHLAAQGLSDIEVVELESHEHPSRSDLSAPFVQTAVRVAREVYGHEPILHPSSGGSGPMHPFMEYVGAPVVALGIGNVAGRVHAPNENVLRRDFETGVRYALELMDALGQG, from the coding sequence ATGACCACAACCGACTCCCTGGACCTGTCCGCCCACATCGAGCGCGGCCTCTCGGACCTGCGCGAACTGGTGGCGCTGCAAAGCGTGTCGGCCCAGGGCCGCATGTTGCCCGAGACGGCCGACGCCGTGACTGCGCTGCTGGAAACCGAGGGCTTCAGCGTGGCGCGGTATCCCGGCCAGGTGGCCCCGGTGCTGGTCGCCGAGGCCGGCGACGGCCCTTTTACGCTGCTGATCTACAACCACTACGACGTGCAGCCCGAGGACCCGCTGGAGCTGTGGGACAGCCCGCCGTTTGCGCTGACCGAACGGGACGGCCGCCTGTATGGGCGCGGCGCCTCGGACGACAAGGGAGAATTTGTGTCGCGGCTGGCCGGGCTGCGGGCGCTGCGTGAGCGGCACGGTGGCCGGCTGCCCCTGCGGGTGAAGTGGCTGCTGGAGGGCGAGGAGGAGGTCGGCAGCCCCAGCCTGGGCGCGTTCGTGCGGGAGCACGCCGATGAACTGTGTGCCGATGGGGTGTGGTGGGAATTCGGCAGCGTGACGCCGGAGGGCCAGCCGGTCGTGTACGCGGGCCTCAAGGGCGTGGTGTGCCTGGAACTGCGCTGCCGGGTGGCGGCGGGGGACCTGCACAGCAGCACCGGCGCGGTGGTGGACAATCCGCTGTGGCGGCTGGCGCGGGCGGTGGCGAGCCTGCGCGACGCCGACGGGCAGGTCACCATTCCCGGCTTTCACGACGACGTGCGGGCCGCTTCAGAGGCCGACCGGGCAGCCATCGCCCGCATTCCCGGGCAGGGCGAGGCGCTGGTGGAGGCCTATGACGTCACGCACCGCCTGGGCACGCCCGCAGAGTTCAATGCCCGCATCAACCTGATGCCCGTGCTGAACGTCAACGGCTTTCACGGCGGCTACGGCGGCGAGGGCAGCAAGACCGTGCTGCCGGCCGAGGGCTTCGTGAAGCTGGATTTCCGGCTGGTGCCCGACCAGGACCCGGAGAAGATCGTGGCGCTGCTGCGCGCCCACCTCGCGGCACAGGGCCTGAGCGACATCGAGGTCGTGGAGCTGGAAAGCCACGAACATCCCTCGCGCAGCGACCTGAGCGCTCCCTTCGTGCAGACGGCGGTGCGGGTGGCCCGTGAGGTCTACGGCCACGAGCCGATCCTGCACCCCAGCAGCGGGGGCAGCGGCCCGATGCATCCCTTTATGGAGTACGTAGGGGCGCCGGTGGTCGCGCTGGGCATCGGCAACGTGGCGGGCCGGGTCCACGCGCCCAACGAGAACGTGCTGCGCCGCGATTTCGAGACCGGGGTGCGCTACGCCCTGGAGCTGATGGACGCGCTGGGCCAGGGCTGA
- a CDS encoding single-stranded DNA-binding protein, translating to MLHIEFVTDLGAQVTVDVEGPDKLLEVQRQYGRLGWTSGTVPGGGYQFPLDNEPDFDWALIGARKWTNPDGEEMVIHKGLAYRRRELEAVDSRKMKLPAAVKYSRGARATDPEHVREKADGEFEYVTLAIFRGGRRQDRYAVPGSPRAAAPAASQPARPAPARPQPAPRAAPELEEGTPF from the coding sequence GTGTTACACATTGAATTCGTGACGGATCTGGGAGCGCAGGTAACGGTGGATGTGGAAGGACCCGACAAGCTGCTGGAAGTTCAGCGGCAGTACGGCCGCCTGGGCTGGACCAGCGGCACCGTGCCCGGCGGCGGCTACCAGTTTCCGCTGGACAACGAACCCGACTTTGACTGGGCCCTCATCGGGGCCCGCAAGTGGACCAACCCCGACGGTGAGGAGATGGTGATCCACAAGGGGCTGGCGTACCGTCGCCGCGAACTGGAGGCTGTGGACAGCCGCAAGATGAAGCTGCCCGCCGCCGTGAAGTACAGCCGCGGCGCGCGCGCCACCGACCCCGAGCACGTCCGCGAGAAGGCCGACGGCGAGTTCGAGTACGTGACGCTGGCGATCTTCCGCGGTGGGCGGCGCCAGGACCGCTACGCCGTGCCGGGAAGCCCGCGTGCGGCGGCCCCCGCGGCGTCCCAGCCTGCCCGGCCCGCTCCGGCCCGCCCGCAGCCGGCTCCCCGCGCCGCCCCCGAGCTGGAGGAAGGCACGCCGTTCTGA
- a CDS encoding DNA-binding protein, with product MTTINLSVPKKVQDNAARGLKLRDEYGFGGTEVGEHMAERLAAGGELQPDEIRHVSRYFPRHAGDNLEQTGEDGEKPSHGYVAWLLWGGDEVRAWSEKVTRQLDGEDREP from the coding sequence ATGACCACCATCAACCTGTCGGTGCCGAAGAAGGTTCAGGACAACGCCGCCCGGGGCTTAAAGCTGCGTGACGAGTACGGCTTCGGCGGTACCGAGGTCGGCGAGCACATGGCCGAGCGGCTCGCGGCGGGCGGTGAGCTGCAGCCCGACGAGATTCGCCACGTTTCCCGGTACTTTCCGCGCCACGCCGGGGACAACCTTGAGCAGACCGGCGAGGACGGCGAAAAACCCTCGCACGGATACGTGGCGTGGCTGCTGTGGGGCGGCGACGAGGTCCGTGCGTGGAGCGAGAAGGTCACCCGGCAGCTCGACGGGGAGGACCGGGAGCCGTAA
- a CDS encoding putative bifunctional diguanylate cyclase/phosphodiesterase, whose product MNSGHIEAFLEEGQLQFWTLDLRTGAVELRRAGARVVTWAAAELAVLRGLLDPGGWERLRRAALRSGAGGSDLDVLCGLTVPSGRRGWVQLSAQRDPRAGAGGPRLLGVARNVTRQHAEYEQLTEHEAQLRAVIDQTLVGMYIKDCEGRFVLANPYMRRIAGALGPSLTGRRSQEVFDLTGVPGIAAMDQEVLSTGRSLRREVSLEEGGQARTLLFTKAPYWKGGQLSGIVGFMQDITRQKDLEHRAVEQARELEARVLERTEELRRANDLLRFQATHDDLTGLPNRRYFLGALQDMLTRRSGETLPGFALLLLDMDGFKRINDRFGHAAGDVLLRQFAQRLALTLEGEAKLARLGGDEFVILMPGADRAQASLQVERILGTLQLPFLVEGRDLQIGSSIGMTLPSSPLLSAEDCLRQADIAMYRAKATNRGRMQVFEPWMLGRHTLLLSLQTDLQDAARLEQLTLQYQPVVSLTDDTVRGVEALVRWQHPEHGQISPGEFIALAEGTGMIREIDLWVLRRSCRAMLPLVQAGRLAKLSVNFSPRHFDQPGLPEQIAAILSETGFPHHALVVEITEGVFMRRHRLANVMLRELLRQGVGVAVDDFGTGYSSLSYVQRLPLSDIKVDRSFVAAAAQYPGIIRSIVDLALGLDMTVVAEGVETPEQLEVVRALGCDYAQGYLLSRPLLGPDLIAWLDARDAAAEAVEEVQPANLGTALP is encoded by the coding sequence TTGAATTCTGGGCACATCGAAGCGTTTCTTGAGGAAGGACAACTTCAGTTCTGGACCCTGGACCTGCGGACGGGGGCAGTGGAGCTGCGCCGGGCGGGCGCGCGCGTGGTCACCTGGGCGGCGGCCGAGCTGGCGGTCCTGCGCGGCCTGCTGGACCCCGGCGGCTGGGAGCGGCTGCGCCGGGCGGCCCTGCGCAGCGGCGCGGGTGGAAGCGACCTGGACGTGCTGTGCGGGCTCACGGTTCCGTCGGGCCGGCGCGGGTGGGTGCAGCTCAGCGCCCAGCGGGACCCCCGGGCAGGGGCCGGAGGGCCCCGGCTGCTGGGGGTGGCGCGCAACGTCACCCGGCAGCATGCCGAATACGAGCAGCTCACCGAACACGAGGCCCAGCTCCGGGCCGTGATTGACCAGACCCTGGTCGGCATGTACATCAAGGACTGCGAGGGCCGTTTCGTGCTTGCCAATCCCTACATGCGCCGGATCGCGGGTGCACTGGGGCCGTCCCTGACGGGCCGCCGGTCCCAGGAGGTGTTCGATCTGACCGGGGTGCCCGGCATCGCAGCGATGGACCAGGAAGTGCTGAGCACCGGCCGGTCGCTGCGGCGGGAGGTCAGCCTGGAGGAGGGGGGACAGGCGCGTACCCTGCTGTTCACCAAGGCCCCGTACTGGAAGGGGGGGCAGCTCTCGGGGATCGTCGGGTTCATGCAGGACATCACGCGCCAGAAGGACCTGGAGCACCGCGCGGTGGAACAGGCGCGCGAGCTGGAGGCGCGGGTGCTGGAGCGCACCGAGGAACTGCGGCGGGCCAACGATCTGCTGCGGTTCCAGGCCACCCACGATGACCTGACTGGGCTGCCCAACCGCCGCTACTTTCTGGGCGCGCTGCAGGACATGCTGACGCGGCGCAGCGGGGAAACGCTGCCCGGGTTTGCCCTGTTGTTGCTGGACATGGACGGCTTCAAGCGCATCAACGACCGCTTTGGCCACGCGGCCGGGGACGTCTTGCTGCGGCAGTTTGCCCAGCGGCTGGCGCTGACCCTGGAGGGGGAGGCCAAACTCGCCCGGCTGGGCGGCGACGAATTCGTGATCCTGATGCCGGGGGCCGACCGGGCGCAGGCCAGCTTGCAGGTCGAGCGCATCCTGGGCACCCTGCAGCTGCCGTTTCTGGTGGAGGGCCGCGACCTGCAGATCGGCAGCAGCATCGGCATGACGCTTCCCTCCAGCCCGCTTCTGAGCGCAGAGGACTGTCTGCGGCAGGCCGACATCGCCATGTACCGGGCCAAGGCCACGAACCGGGGCCGCATGCAGGTGTTCGAGCCGTGGATGCTGGGCCGCCACACCCTGCTGCTGAGCCTGCAGACCGACCTTCAGGATGCCGCGCGGCTGGAGCAACTGACCCTGCAGTATCAGCCGGTGGTGTCGCTGACCGACGACACGGTGCGCGGCGTCGAGGCGCTGGTGCGCTGGCAGCACCCCGAACACGGACAAATCAGTCCTGGGGAGTTCATCGCTCTGGCCGAGGGAACCGGCATGATCCGCGAGATTGACCTGTGGGTGCTGCGCCGGTCGTGCCGGGCCATGCTGCCGCTGGTCCAGGCCGGTCGGCTGGCCAAGCTCAGCGTCAACTTCTCGCCGCGCCATTTCGATCAGCCGGGCCTGCCCGAGCAGATCGCCGCCATCCTTTCGGAGACCGGTTTTCCTCACCACGCGCTGGTCGTCGAGATCACCGAGGGGGTGTTCATGCGCCGGCACCGGCTGGCCAACGTGATGCTGCGCGAGTTGCTGCGCCAGGGCGTGGGCGTCGCGGTGGATGATTTCGGCACCGGATACTCCTCGCTGAGCTACGTGCAGCGGCTGCCCCTGAGCGACATCAAGGTGGACCGCTCGTTCGTGGCCGCCGCCGCGCAGTATCCCGGCATCATCCGCTCGATTGTGGACCTTGCCCTGGGGCTGGACATGACCGTGGTGGCCGAGGGGGTCGAAACCCCCGAGCAGCTGGAGGTGGTGCGCGCCCTGGGCTGCGACTATGCCCAGGGCTACCTGCTGAGCCGCCCGCTGTTGGGGCCGGACCTGATTGCCTGGCTCGATGCCCGCGACGCCGCCGCAGAAGCCGTGGAAGAAGTTCAGCCGGCCAATCTGGGCACCGCCCTGCCCTGA
- a CDS encoding PaaI family thioesterase, whose protein sequence is MPLHPDLFVPTPEDWERLSPEELAARLNGPQGQGLAGTLGARLGITFLSVTRQRLLARMPVEGNRQPGGRLHGGASLALAEELASMGAWMNLDPRRQVAVGVDLNGTHVRGVVAGDFVTGEATLAYRGRSVMVWTVEVRDGRGRVSSLARCTCHVVPAS, encoded by the coding sequence ATGCCGCTGCACCCCGACCTGTTTGTGCCCACCCCCGAGGACTGGGAACGCCTTTCGCCCGAGGAACTGGCCGCGCGCCTGAACGGTCCGCAGGGCCAGGGGTTGGCCGGCACGCTGGGAGCGCGGCTGGGCATCACCTTTCTCAGCGTGACCCGTCAGCGTCTGTTGGCCCGCATGCCGGTGGAGGGCAACCGTCAGCCCGGCGGGCGGCTGCACGGCGGCGCGAGTCTGGCCCTGGCCGAGGAGCTGGCGAGCATGGGAGCGTGGATGAACCTGGACCCCCGCCGGCAGGTGGCGGTGGGGGTGGACCTGAACGGCACGCACGTCCGGGGGGTGGTGGCCGGCGACTTCGTGACCGGCGAGGCGACGCTGGCCTACCGGGGCCGCAGCGTGATGGTCTGGACCGTGGAGGTCCGAGACGGGCGGGGCCGCGTGAGCAGTCTGGCGCGCTGCACCTGCCACGTGGTGCCGGCAAGCTGA
- the csaB gene encoding polysaccharide pyruvyl transferase CsaB, with protein MSRVAVSGYYGFGNTGDEAIALSIVREVKTRGLTPLLLSNTPHDTAQTYGCEAAPRMNPAALLLAVARSRVLLSGGGGLLQDRTSARTLTYYLGVIRLARLLGKRVVIFNQSVGPLSPQGGRRVAAALAGLRIIVRDEGSLNTLEQLGLRGELGGDPALLLRPTPELSRVGQDVIIAPRGDVTEALPALQEVTRRLRLEGRHVTALSLMPAHDDEAAHTLGANHVISTRDPQAALDAIARSGYVIGVRLHAVILAAAAGTPFSGVAYDPKVRGFCADAGAPVHSTTPEVDRLVDETLRRVTPDWNAIEDMKLRASNSFSRALG; from the coding sequence ATGAGCCGGGTTGCCGTCAGCGGTTACTACGGCTTTGGCAACACCGGGGACGAGGCCATCGCGCTGTCCATCGTCCGCGAGGTCAAGACGCGGGGACTGACCCCGCTGCTGCTCTCGAACACCCCGCACGACACCGCCCAGACCTACGGCTGTGAGGCGGCCCCGCGCATGAATCCGGCGGCGCTGCTGCTCGCGGTGGCCCGCTCGCGGGTGCTGCTCAGCGGCGGCGGCGGCCTGTTGCAGGACCGCACCAGCGCCCGCACGCTGACGTACTACCTGGGCGTGATCCGGCTGGCCCGGCTGCTGGGCAAACGGGTGGTGATCTTCAACCAGAGCGTCGGGCCGCTCTCGCCGCAAGGGGGCCGCCGGGTGGCCGCCGCCCTGGCAGGCCTGCGCATCATCGTGCGTGATGAGGGCAGCCTGAACACCCTGGAACAGCTGGGCCTGCGCGGCGAGCTGGGCGGTGACCCGGCGCTGCTGCTGCGGCCCACTCCGGAACTCTCCCGGGTCGGCCAGGACGTGATCATCGCCCCACGCGGCGACGTCACCGAGGCGCTGCCCGCTCTGCAGGAGGTCACCCGCCGCCTGCGCCTGGAGGGGCGCCACGTCACGGCGCTGAGCCTGATGCCCGCGCACGACGATGAGGCCGCGCACACCCTGGGCGCCAACCACGTGATCAGCACCCGCGACCCCCAGGCTGCGCTGGACGCCATTGCCCGCAGCGGGTACGTGATCGGCGTCCGCCTGCATGCGGTGATCCTGGCCGCTGCCGCCGGCACACCGTTTTCCGGCGTTGCCTACGACCCCAAGGTCCGCGGGTTCTGCGCCGATGCCGGCGCCCCGGTGCACTCCACCACCCCCGAGGTGGACCGGCTGGTCGATGAAACGCTGCGGCGGGTCACTCCCGACTGGAACGCCATCGAGGACATGAAACTGCGGGCCTCGAACAGCTTCAGCCGGGCGCTGGGTTAA
- a CDS encoding DUF5693 family protein, producing the protein MLLGLIVLSLIPALILAVQRVQYEQAQKTAALVMDYPALVTQARRSGLEPQALLDRYRALGVNGVALYEDTVASREQRGEVYLKNGSDLAADFPDQGVRTNAVYMRAASPEIAAALRARYTIPTREVRIGGQTWVEWPSDPRYLPAGPDTERINAFKQQGLVLVYRPYQDDAVPAARVGADWPDVPFIAFTGDEVIGARTPKLLAQVNTALGARLPAIIESNIQRGLDTLVRTHGGVRLFALSPDYQNKLDPLDVASKYNLAARERGMRLLYLRPYPTINETEDMLRRTQSLLGRSGVSIGSPQVTFFTPSPLLQALSMVGPLAALLLLGLSYPLARLGLLAAGFTALLAVGLNTLHPFESAALIAAVSFPALGLILRRSRVTDWFLATGLSLTGVLFVSALGASRESTLGLAPFRGVGLTLLLPLTLVALSFLPRQDIRKTISDLYSAPIRLGDVAVMGLGLLLLSLVFDRRGNTTGGQVSDFETSLRRDVQDSIIRPRFKEIAAHPLALLGLSGTLPGYFSGLLILAGVVGQSSILNTFSHFHTPLLISAARVFLGLGLGLLMGVVAIWALRLGMRLWSGSGTGRRAAPEVGA; encoded by the coding sequence ATGCTGCTGGGCCTGATCGTGCTGTCGCTGATTCCGGCGCTGATTCTGGCTGTGCAGCGCGTGCAGTACGAGCAGGCCCAGAAAACGGCGGCGCTGGTCATGGACTATCCGGCACTCGTCACGCAGGCCCGCCGCTCGGGCCTGGAACCGCAGGCGCTGCTCGACCGTTACCGGGCGCTGGGCGTCAACGGGGTCGCGCTGTATGAGGACACCGTCGCCAGCCGGGAACAGCGCGGCGAGGTCTATCTGAAAAACGGCTCGGACCTCGCGGCGGACTTTCCGGACCAGGGGGTCAGGACGAACGCTGTGTACATGCGCGCGGCCAGTCCCGAGATCGCTGCGGCGCTGCGCGCCCGCTACACCATCCCCACCCGTGAGGTCCGCATCGGGGGGCAGACCTGGGTGGAGTGGCCCAGCGACCCCCGCTACCTGCCGGCCGGACCGGACACCGAACGGATCAACGCGTTCAAGCAGCAGGGGCTGGTCCTTGTGTACCGGCCCTATCAGGACGACGCGGTGCCGGCGGCCCGGGTGGGTGCCGACTGGCCGGACGTGCCCTTTATCGCCTTTACCGGCGATGAGGTGATCGGGGCGCGCACCCCGAAACTGCTCGCGCAGGTCAACACTGCCCTGGGCGCGCGGCTTCCGGCGATCATCGAGAGCAACATCCAGAGGGGCCTGGATACCCTGGTCCGCACGCACGGCGGGGTGAGGCTGTTTGCACTGTCGCCCGATTACCAGAACAAACTTGATCCGCTGGACGTGGCGAGCAAGTACAACCTCGCAGCGCGCGAACGCGGCATGCGGCTGCTGTACCTGCGGCCCTACCCGACCATCAACGAGACCGAGGACATGCTGCGGCGCACCCAGAGCCTGCTCGGGCGCTCGGGCGTGAGCATCGGCAGCCCGCAGGTCACCTTCTTCACCCCCAGCCCGCTGCTGCAGGCGCTGAGCATGGTGGGACCGCTGGCGGCGCTGCTGCTGCTTGGGCTGAGCTACCCGCTCGCGCGGCTGGGGCTGCTCGCCGCCGGGTTCACGGCGCTACTCGCCGTCGGCCTGAACACCCTGCATCCCTTCGAGAGCGCGGCCCTGATCGCGGCCGTCAGCTTTCCCGCGCTGGGCCTGATCCTGAGGCGCTCGCGGGTCACGGACTGGTTCCTGGCGACGGGCCTGAGCCTGACCGGCGTGCTGTTCGTCTCGGCGCTGGGGGCCAGCCGCGAGAGCACCCTGGGCCTGGCCCCCTTCCGCGGCGTGGGCTTAACGCTGCTGCTGCCGCTGACGCTGGTGGCCCTGAGCTTCCTGCCCCGGCAGGACATCCGCAAGACCATCTCCGATCTGTACAGCGCGCCCATCCGGCTGGGCGACGTGGCCGTGATGGGTCTGGGTCTGTTGCTTCTCTCGCTGGTGTTTGACCGCCGGGGCAACACCACCGGCGGTCAGGTCAGCGACTTCGAGACCTCGTTGCGGCGCGACGTACAGGACTCGATCATCCGCCCACGCTTCAAGGAGATCGCCGCGCATCCGCTGGCCCTGCTCGGCCTCAGCGGCACGCTGCCGGGGTACTTCAGCGGCCTGCTGATCCTGGCCGGGGTGGTGGGCCAGTCGAGCATCCTCAACACCTTCTCGCACTTTCACACCCCGCTGCTGATCAGCGCGGCCCGCGTGTTCCTGGGCCTGGGCCTGGGCCTGCTGATGGGCGTGGTCGCCATCTGGGCCCTGCGGCTCGGCATGCGGCTGTGGAGCGGCTCCGGCACCGGCCGCCGCGCCGCGCCGGAGGTGGGCGCATGA
- the udk gene encoding uridine kinase → MTSPFVIGVAGGSGSGKTTVTRRVIETVGVQGVAVLNQDNYYRSQDDIPFEARLKTNYDHPAAFDWALLRDHLDALLSGVPIDMPEYDFTQHTRSPQTTTVLPGSVVVLEGFFALYDEALRGRMHLKVFVDADADVRFIRRLQRDTQERGRTPESVIQQYLDFVRPMHLSFVEPTKRYADVIIPHGGMNEPALDMLTARIRATV, encoded by the coding sequence GTGACCTCTCCCTTCGTGATCGGCGTGGCGGGCGGATCGGGCAGCGGCAAGACCACCGTGACCCGGCGGGTGATCGAGACGGTGGGCGTACAGGGCGTGGCGGTGCTCAATCAGGACAACTACTACCGCAGCCAGGATGACATTCCCTTCGAGGCGCGGCTGAAGACCAACTACGACCACCCGGCCGCCTTCGACTGGGCGCTGCTGCGCGACCATCTGGACGCCCTGCTCTCCGGGGTGCCCATCGACATGCCCGAGTACGACTTCACGCAGCACACCCGCTCGCCGCAGACCACCACCGTGCTGCCCGGCAGCGTGGTGGTGCTGGAGGGTTTCTTTGCGCTGTACGACGAGGCGCTGCGCGGCCGGATGCACCTCAAGGTGTTCGTGGACGCCGACGCGGACGTGCGTTTTATCCGGCGGCTGCAGCGCGACACCCAGGAACGCGGACGCACCCCCGAGAGCGTGATCCAGCAGTACCTGGACTTCGTGCGGCCCATGCACCTGAGCTTTGTGGAACCCACCAAGCGCTACGCCGATGTGATCATTCCGCACGGCGGCATGAACGAGCCGGCGCTGGACATGCTCACGGCCCGCATCCGCGCCACGGTGTAA